In Candidatus Cloacimonadota bacterium, the following are encoded in one genomic region:
- the rlmD gene encoding 23S rRNA (uracil(1939)-C(5))-methyltransferase RlmD yields the protein MTLVHHEILPSLKIEKIVYKGLGLGFYKKSPIFVYQGIPGDDLKVRLVHKRGDVYFGEIVSYNKRSDLHIPVRCEAFKDCGGCDWLPLKYEDQLRFKQQIFNEFFEQYGNKEAIFQDIEPSPKIDYYRNKIFLPVSSTNDGLIAGMYTRRSHTVIPHQRCYLQPEDSDRIVELCLKLLNKAHVSAYNEKTNKGTIRYIGLRYSEANDKYLVILVTNTRKLPFFNTIVKGLVTEFPEIIGVVQNINEGKTNRILGEETKSLYGSEYLEEKVGEITFRTHYSSFFQVNTGQTAKILEFIKQELSSEDIVVDAYSGIGTIGVYIADRVEKVICLEEHSLSVKDGIENAQMNNAANCKFYKSKVEKEIKRLLEKSSANVIVLDPPRKGVDKKVIDAITESRVEKIIYLSCDIATQKRDLELLLKGGFKVNKIKPFDMFPHTYHIENAVIMTRSL from the coding sequence ATGACTCTCGTTCATCATGAAATACTTCCCAGTCTGAAGATTGAAAAGATCGTCTATAAGGGTTTGGGATTAGGTTTTTATAAAAAATCCCCCATCTTTGTCTATCAAGGCATTCCCGGTGATGATCTGAAGGTAAGATTAGTTCATAAAAGGGGAGATGTTTATTTTGGAGAGATAGTATCATATAACAAAAGGTCTGATCTTCATATTCCTGTAAGGTGTGAAGCGTTTAAAGATTGTGGCGGGTGTGATTGGTTGCCCCTCAAATATGAAGATCAATTGAGATTCAAACAACAGATCTTCAATGAATTCTTTGAACAATATGGTAACAAAGAAGCAATATTTCAGGATATTGAGCCGTCACCGAAAATCGATTATTATAGGAATAAGATCTTTCTTCCCGTATCATCGACTAATGATGGGCTGATAGCGGGAATGTATACCAGACGAAGTCATACAGTCATTCCTCATCAGAGATGTTATTTACAACCAGAAGACTCGGATAGAATAGTTGAACTATGCTTGAAACTGCTAAACAAAGCACATGTTTCTGCATATAATGAAAAGACCAACAAAGGAACGATCCGATACATCGGGCTACGATATAGCGAAGCAAATGATAAGTATCTGGTGATCTTAGTAACTAATACCAGAAAACTTCCCTTCTTCAATACAATAGTTAAAGGATTAGTAACCGAGTTTCCCGAAATAATCGGAGTTGTACAAAATATCAATGAAGGAAAAACGAACAGAATTCTCGGAGAGGAGACCAAATCGCTTTATGGAAGCGAATATCTGGAAGAGAAGGTCGGTGAAATAACCTTTAGGACTCATTATTCATCTTTTTTTCAGGTCAATACCGGACAAACAGCCAAGATTCTGGAGTTCATCAAGCAAGAACTCTCCTCGGAAGATATTGTAGTAGACGCCTATAGCGGTATTGGAACGATAGGGGTCTATATTGCCGATAGAGTAGAAAAAGTAATCTGTCTGGAAGAGCATAGTTTATCTGTCAAAGATGGAATAGAAAATGCTCAAATGAATAACGCAGCAAACTGCAAGTTTTATAAGAGCAAAGTTGAAAAGGAGATCAAACGGCTTCTGGAAAAGTCTTCTGCTAATGTAATAGTTCTTGATCCACCCCGTAAAGGGGTAGATAAGAAAGTTATCGATGCTATTACAGAGAGTAGAGTTGAAAAGATCATCTACTTGAGTTGTGATATAGCAACTCAGAAACGCGATCTGGAATTGTTACTGAAGGGTGGCTTTAAGGTCAACAAGATCAAACCCTTTGATATGTTCCCTCATACCTATCACATTGAAAATGCAGTCATCATGACTCGTTCTTTATAG
- a CDS encoding polyprenol monophosphomannose synthase — protein MKALVIVPTYNEAENIQRLIQEILSKDERIELLIIDDNSPDGTAALVEGLMPENSRLHLMKRESKLGLGSAYIAGFKYALERDYSYIFEMDGDFSHDPNVLPIMLQEIENNDLVIGSRYVPGGSVINWPIRRLLLSYIASQYVRVITGMQIKDTTSGFKCYRREVIQDLDLNKIMSDGYAFQVEIKYRIWLRKKRIKEIPIIFNDRINGHSKMSRKIVYEAIWMVWRLRFLALFKKL, from the coding sequence ATGAAGGCATTAGTAATTGTTCCGACCTATAATGAAGCAGAAAATATACAGAGACTCATACAAGAAATCCTCTCGAAAGACGAACGTATCGAGTTGTTGATCATTGATGATAATTCTCCGGATGGAACTGCAGCTCTTGTTGAGGGATTAATGCCGGAAAACTCGAGACTTCACCTCATGAAAAGAGAATCTAAACTTGGTCTCGGTTCTGCCTATATTGCCGGATTTAAATATGCTTTAGAAAGAGATTACAGCTATATATTTGAAATGGACGGTGATTTCTCGCATGATCCTAACGTTTTACCGATTATGCTCCAAGAAATAGAAAATAATGATCTCGTGATTGGGTCACGATATGTTCCCGGTGGTTCTGTTATCAATTGGCCAATCAGAAGATTGTTGCTTAGTTACATTGCTTCACAATATGTGAGAGTAATAACCGGGATGCAGATCAAGGACACTACAAGCGGTTTTAAATGCTATCGCAGAGAAGTTATACAGGATCTGGATCTCAATAAAATAATGTCTGACGGCTATGCCTTTCAGGTTGAGATAAAATACCGTATCTGGTTAAGAAAAAAGCGGATCAAAGAAATCCCGATCATCTTTAATGATAGGATCAACGGACATTCCAAGATGTCACGCAAGATCGTCTATGAAGCGATCTGGATGGTTTGGCGTCTAAGGTTTTTGGCTTTATTCAAGAAATTATGA
- a CDS encoding lysine 2,3-aminomutase, with product MYKAYFLHNYRDIEQVKNLTTEERFDIEVVGNVLPFKVNSYVIDELINWDKVPNDPVYTLTFPRREMLLPEHYDKIAQLLRNKASRELVIQTANEIRNQLNPHPAGQTDLNVPRLDRKKIYGIQHKYRETALFFPSEGQTCHAYCTFCFRWPQFVGWKDLRFASKEAAQLVAYLKKHEEISDLLFTGGDPMVMKAEDLEYYIDHLLTDELSHIKHIRIGTKVLSYWPYRFLSDPDSDDLLRTLEKVVKAGKHLALMVHFNHYRELETEAVEKATKRLHNIGAILRTQAPILRNINAETETWKKMWEKQVDMGMIPYYMFVVRDTGAQHYFGVPLVESWEIFRHAYNSVSGLCRTVRGPSMSCIPGKVQVLGVAEVKGEKVIVMRMLQGRNPDWVHRPFFAQYDEKAAWIDCLKPAFGEEKFFFEDQLKKIYKQKIEDDSSSSYE from the coding sequence ATGTATAAAGCATATTTTCTACATAATTATCGAGATATTGAACAGGTCAAGAATCTAACAACAGAGGAGAGATTTGATATAGAGGTAGTTGGTAATGTTCTCCCTTTCAAGGTGAATAGCTATGTTATAGATGAGTTAATCAATTGGGATAAGGTACCTAACGATCCTGTATATACTCTAACTTTTCCACGTCGAGAGATGTTGCTACCTGAGCATTATGACAAAATTGCTCAACTTCTGAGGAATAAAGCTTCCCGAGAATTGGTTATTCAAACTGCTAATGAAATCAGGAATCAGTTGAATCCTCATCCTGCCGGACAGACCGACCTTAATGTTCCAAGATTAGATAGAAAGAAGATCTATGGGATCCAGCATAAATATCGAGAAACAGCCCTCTTTTTCCCCAGTGAAGGGCAAACCTGTCATGCTTACTGCACTTTCTGTTTCCGTTGGCCACAGTTTGTTGGATGGAAAGATCTTCGTTTTGCCTCCAAAGAAGCTGCGCAGTTGGTGGCTTACCTTAAAAAGCATGAAGAGATATCCGATCTGCTCTTTACCGGTGGTGATCCAATGGTAATGAAAGCCGAAGATCTGGAATATTATATTGATCATCTGCTGACTGATGAGTTATCGCATATCAAACATATCCGTATAGGAACCAAAGTCCTCTCTTACTGGCCTTACAGGTTCTTGTCCGATCCTGACAGCGATGATCTGTTACGGACTTTAGAGAAAGTAGTTAAAGCCGGTAAACATCTCGCTTTGATGGTGCATTTCAATCATTATCGAGAACTAGAGACAGAAGCGGTAGAGAAGGCAACGAAACGATTGCATAATATCGGCGCTATCTTAAGAACGCAAGCACCTATTTTGAGAAATATCAATGCTGAAACCGAAACATGGAAAAAGATGTGGGAAAAGCAAGTAGATATGGGGATGATCCCTTACTACATGTTCGTTGTACGAGATACCGGTGCTCAGCATTATTTTGGTGTTCCTTTAGTAGAGTCATGGGAGATATTCCGGCATGCTTATAATAGCGTGAGTGGTCTTTGCAGAACGGTCAGAGGACCGAGTATGTCCTGTATTCCCGGTAAAGTACAGGTATTAGGTGTAGCCGAAGTGAAAGGTGAAAAAGTAATCGTTATGAGAATGCTGCAAGGTAGAAATCCGGATTGGGTTCACCGGCCATTCTTTGCCCAATATGACGAAAAGGCAGCTTGGATAGATTGTTTGAAACCTGCTTTTGGTGAAGAAAAATTCTTCTTTGAAGATCAATTGAAGAAGATCTATAAGCAAAAAATAGAAGACGACAGTTCCAGCAGTTACGAATAA